From Rutidosis leptorrhynchoides isolate AG116_Rl617_1_P2 chromosome 3, CSIRO_AGI_Rlap_v1, whole genome shotgun sequence, a single genomic window includes:
- the LOC139901789 gene encoding uncharacterized protein codes for MVTLLQNIDLIVWDEAPMNDKHCFEALDRSLRDILGNTEEYFGGKSVILGGDFKQTLPILTKGGKLAILGACITTSHLWQRFKVFILAENMRLLTPGLTPSMRVKNAEFLKWLLRVGNGEIGLPDTEDPLNSRRVQIPDQFCIPDDENGLANLISFIYPCESLQNPSIVDLQQKAIVYPKNDAADTINSLIVDMVDGPVTTYYSYDTATPRGNDSGAAELLYPAEYLNTLNYPGLPPHDLHLKKGVPAILLRNINIAGGLCNGT; via the coding sequence ATGGTGACATTACTGCAGAACATAGACCTTATTGTATGGGATGAGGCACCAATGAATGATAAGCACTGTTTCGAAGCTCTTGATAGGAGTCTTCGAGATATTTTAGGAAACACTGAAGAATATTTTGGGGGTAAGTCTGTGATACTTGGTGGTGACTTTAAACAAACGTTACCTATTCTGACAAAAGGGGGAAAATTAGCTATCCTTGGTGCTTGTATTACGACTTCACATTTGTGGCAGCGATTCAAGGTTTTCATACTTGCAGAAAACATGCGACTACTTACGCCAGGGCTGACACCATCAATGAGGGTGAAGAACGCAGAATTTTTGAAGTGGTTGTTGAGGGTAGGAAATGGTGAAATTGGTCTGCCTGACACAGAAGACCCGTTGAATAGTCGTCGGGTACAAATCCCTGATCAGTTTTGTATTCCTGATGATGAAAATGGATTGGCAAATCTGATTTCTTTTATATACCCGTGTGAATCACTGCAAAATCCATCCATAGTCGACCTGCAGCAAAAAGCAATTGTCTATCCCAAAAACGACGCTGCCGATACGATAAACAGCTTAATCGTTGATATGGTTGATGGTCCAGTTACAACTTACTACAGCTATGACACTGCAACTCCACGTGGAAATGACAGTGGTGCGGCGGAGTTACTCTACCCTGCAGAATATCTAAATACGCTGAACTACCCTGGGTTGCCACCGCATGATCTGCATTTAAAAAAGGGTGTACCAGCCATTCTGCTTCGCAACATTAACATAGCAGGTGGGCTTTGTAATGGAACCTGA
- the LOC139901791 gene encoding uncharacterized protein, with product MLAKSVEAEIITGTRIGEKVFFPGMSLIHKEPTLPFILKRQQFPLKISYAMTINKSQGQSLNQIGVYLAKPLFGHGQIYVALSRATSPGGLKLLIKKHEDHGPNVTKNVVYTDFLSAITDFEAAPPARSTC from the coding sequence ATGTTAGCCAAGTCAGTGGAAGCTGAAATTATTACGGGCACCCGCATCGGTGAGAAGGTCTTTTTCCCAGGAATGAGCCTTATCCACAAGGAACCAACGTTGCCGTTCATTCTGAAGAGACAACAATTCCCGTTAAAAATCTCATATGCGATGACTATAAACAAAAGCCAGGGTCAATCGCTCAACCAAATTGGAGTTTATCTAGCAAAACCTCTATTCGGTCATGGGCAGATCTATGTTGCGCTGTCGAGAGCTACATCACCGGGTGGTTTGAAACTGCTAATTAAAAAACACGAAGACCACGGGCCTAACGTAACCAAAAATGTTGTCTACACAGATTTTTTGTCCGCAATTACTGACTTCGAGGCAGCACCACCAGCCCGTTCCACCTGCTAA